Proteins from a genomic interval of Nostoc sp. TCL240-02:
- a CDS encoding MBL fold metallo-hydrolase, translated as MSRIENQFTVQFWGVRGSIPSPGPHTVRYGGNTPCISMQAGDKRLVFDAGTGLHVLGQSWLRQMPLEGHIFFTHSHWDHMQGFPFFTPGFVKGNDFHIYGAIAPDGSTIEQRLNDQMLHPNFPVPLQIMQANLKFYDIRPGQPIHIDDVTVETAPLNHPGEAVGYRVNWRGGAAAYITDTEHFPDRLDDNVLWLARNADILIYDSTYTDEEYHSPKTPKIGWGHSTWQEAVKVAQAANVKTLVIYHHDPAHNDDFLDCVGQQASEKFPGAIMAREGMVLQIPISVALSESFPISKFST; from the coding sequence ATGTCTAGGATAGAGAATCAATTTACCGTACAATTTTGGGGCGTTCGCGGCAGCATCCCCAGTCCAGGACCACACACCGTTCGTTACGGTGGTAATACCCCTTGCATATCAATGCAAGCGGGCGATAAACGCTTAGTTTTCGATGCTGGCACGGGACTACATGTTTTGGGGCAATCTTGGTTGCGCCAAATGCCGTTAGAAGGTCACATATTTTTTACTCACTCTCACTGGGATCACATGCAGGGTTTTCCCTTCTTTACCCCAGGATTTGTGAAAGGGAATGACTTTCATATCTACGGCGCGATCGCACCTGATGGCTCGACCATAGAACAGCGCCTCAACGATCAAATGTTACACCCAAACTTTCCCGTACCCTTGCAGATTATGCAAGCCAATTTGAAGTTCTACGACATTCGACCGGGGCAACCAATCCACATTGATGACGTTACCGTAGAAACAGCACCTTTAAACCATCCAGGAGAAGCCGTAGGATACCGTGTCAACTGGCGTGGTGGTGCTGCTGCTTATATTACCGATACCGAACATTTTCCTGACCGACTCGATGACAATGTGCTGTGGCTAGCTCGTAATGCCGACATTCTAATTTACGATTCTACCTACACAGATGAAGAATACCACTCCCCAAAAACCCCAAAAATTGGCTGGGGACATTCTACTTGGCAAGAAGCGGTGAAAGTAGCACAAGCTGCTAACGTCAAAACTTTGGTAATTTACCACCACGACCCCGCCCACAATGACGACTTTTTGGATTGTGTAGGGCAACAAGCCTCTGAGAAATTTCCCGGTGCTATTATGGCACGGGAAGGAATGGTACTTCAGATTCCTATCTCAGTAGCCTTATCAGAATCTTTTCCTATTAGTAAGTTTTCTACCTAA
- a CDS encoding ATP-dependent DNA helicase RecQ, whose amino-acid sequence MNQSTTKSWQEVLTAFKKIWGYEDFRPPQGEIVSSLLAQKDALIIMPTGGGKSICFQLPALLQTGLTLVVSPLVALMENQVQELRESHQKAALLHSELSSSQRRATLQALERQQLRLLYLSPETLLSVPVWERLCHPQLQINGLILDEAHCLVQWGDTFRPAYRRLGAVRPALLKSKPAGTKISIAAFTATADPSAQKIIQTVLQLQQPEIFRLNPYRPNLHPSVRIAWTPRGRKQQLLKFIQNRPQQSGLVYVRTRRDSEDLAQWLAEMGYATASYHAGLGATERREVEASWLSGKIPFVVCTCAFGMGINKSDVRWVAHFHAPHLLSEYVQEIGRAGRDGKPAKALTLVSEPTGWLDSGDKQRQEFFQEQMRSQQQIAQQLVKKLPKQGEVNAVTRQFPEGATALALLHSNGQLNWLDPFHYSIGQKAGNQPPTQLHAAKQMQQYLTTKQCRWQFLLNAFGFDKEAANLRCGHCDNCRQ is encoded by the coding sequence ATGAATCAGTCTACAACCAAATCTTGGCAAGAAGTCCTCACTGCTTTTAAAAAAATCTGGGGTTATGAAGATTTCCGTCCACCACAGGGAGAAATTGTCAGCAGTTTATTGGCACAGAAAGATGCGCTGATTATTATGCCCACAGGTGGCGGTAAGTCGATTTGTTTTCAACTTCCCGCACTGCTACAAACAGGATTAACTTTGGTAGTTTCGCCCTTGGTGGCGTTGATGGAAAACCAAGTACAGGAACTACGAGAAAGCCACCAAAAAGCAGCACTTTTGCATAGTGAATTATCTTCATCTCAACGCCGTGCAACTCTGCAAGCTTTAGAACGTCAACAGCTAAGATTACTTTATTTATCGCCCGAAACTTTGCTAAGTGTCCCAGTGTGGGAAAGATTATGCCACCCGCAATTGCAAATTAATGGTTTGATTTTAGATGAAGCTCATTGTTTAGTGCAGTGGGGTGATACTTTTCGCCCAGCTTATCGCAGATTAGGGGCGGTGCGTCCGGCATTGCTCAAATCAAAACCAGCAGGAACAAAAATTAGCATCGCCGCTTTTACTGCTACTGCCGACCCCTCAGCCCAAAAAATTATTCAAACAGTTTTACAATTACAGCAACCAGAGATTTTCCGCTTGAATCCTTACCGTCCGAACTTGCATCCCAGCGTTCGCATCGCTTGGACACCACGGGGTAGGAAACAACAATTATTAAAGTTTATTCAAAATAGACCGCAACAATCGGGGTTAGTTTATGTTCGCACTCGGAGAGATAGCGAAGATTTAGCCCAATGGTTAGCAGAGATGGGTTACGCTACAGCTAGTTATCATGCGGGATTGGGTGCAACAGAACGCCGTGAAGTAGAAGCAAGCTGGTTAAGTGGCAAAATCCCCTTTGTTGTGTGTACCTGTGCGTTTGGTATGGGGATAAATAAAAGTGACGTTCGCTGGGTGGCCCACTTTCACGCGCCACATTTGTTATCTGAATATGTGCAAGAAATTGGCCGCGCTGGAAGGGATGGCAAACCAGCCAAAGCGTTGACATTGGTAAGTGAACCTACGGGGTGGTTAGATTCAGGGGATAAGCAAAGACAGGAGTTTTTTCAAGAACAAATGCGATCGCAACAACAAATAGCGCAGCAACTTGTGAAAAAATTACCAAAGCAGGGAGAAGTGAATGCAGTAACTCGACAATTTCCCGAAGGTGCAACGGCGCTAGCTTTACTCCATAGCAACGGTCAGCTAAACTGGCTTGATCCTTTCCATTACAGTATTGGGCAAAAAGCGGGGAATCAGCCACCGACGCAATTACACGCTGCAAAACAGATGCAGCAATATCTAACAACTAAGCAGTGTCGTTGGCAGTTTTTGTTAAATGCCTTTGGTTTTGACAAAGAAGCAGCTAACCTGCGTTGCGGACATTGCGACAATTGCCGTCAATGA
- a CDS encoding dienelactone hydrolase family protein, which produces MNVSEDFRRNLLRCLGGEWPEPCPLDPRLEDSIAREGYRIDKVTYQVEPGERVPAFVLVPDSVTPKSPAPAIAVWHQHNNNWALGKSEPAGLIGDPTQFTGVALAREGYVVLCPDALCFEERQDSILRGGDFERFAFLQYLVNGKCLAWKYILDMHRAIDYLCSRPDVNADAIGCYGHSLGSIFTWLVGPWETRLKCLVGNCALPTYSAIHSTRRLAGFGIFIPGLNQYSDTPDIAALIAPRPLHLNFGSEDKHSPVIEVRKAMEKIEKAYYKCKAEDSFTYFIEENQGHVLSEQMWERAKSKFLKYLPPKGGW; this is translated from the coding sequence ATGAACGTATCAGAAGACTTTCGCCGAAATCTTCTCAGATGCTTGGGAGGCGAGTGGCCCGAACCTTGTCCGCTCGATCCCCGGTTGGAAGACTCAATAGCTCGTGAGGGATATCGAATTGACAAAGTAACATATCAGGTCGAACCCGGAGAGCGTGTACCTGCATTTGTTCTTGTACCGGATAGTGTGACTCCCAAATCACCTGCTCCAGCGATCGCTGTCTGGCATCAGCATAATAATAATTGGGCGCTCGGTAAGAGTGAGCCTGCCGGTCTTATAGGCGACCCGACACAATTCACAGGTGTTGCTCTGGCACGCGAAGGGTATGTTGTGCTTTGTCCAGACGCCCTGTGCTTTGAGGAACGACAGGACTCGATTCTTCGAGGAGGTGATTTTGAGCGCTTTGCCTTCTTGCAATATCTCGTTAACGGCAAGTGCCTTGCATGGAAATACATACTCGATATGCACAGAGCTATCGACTACTTGTGTTCGCGACCCGATGTGAATGCTGACGCGATCGGTTGCTATGGTCATTCCCTTGGCTCGATTTTCACATGGCTTGTCGGCCCTTGGGAAACACGGCTCAAGTGTCTTGTGGGAAACTGCGCTCTACCAACCTACTCTGCCATTCATAGCACTCGTCGTCTTGCTGGATTTGGTATCTTTATTCCTGGTTTGAACCAATACAGTGATACACCGGACATTGCGGCACTGATTGCTCCTCGTCCTCTACACCTCAATTTTGGCAGCGAGGATAAACACAGTCCGGTTATTGAGGTCAGGAAGGCTATGGAGAAGATTGAGAAGGCTTATTATAAGTGTAAGGCTGAAGACAGTTTTACCTACTTCATTGAGGAAAACCAGGGGCACGTATTGTCTGAGCAGATGTGGGAGCGTGCGAAATCTAAGTTTCTCAAATATTTGCCGCCAAAAGGTGGTTGGTGA
- a CDS encoding Uma2 family endonuclease: MTAIAGKRLTLEEYLKYDDGMDNQYELVAGELIFMPPESPKNVQISLFLLVDFLKFVPVNRLSNKVEIVVAGSRATTRIPDLVVLTDELVTALEGATLSTITLDMPPPALVVEVVSPGKANEDRDYRYKRSEYAARGIAEYWIVDPQINTVTVLILVDGFYEETKFTVNSAIASTIFPELQLTTEQVLKAG; this comes from the coding sequence ATGACTGCGATCGCTGGCAAACGTCTAACACTTGAGGAATATTTGAAGTATGACGATGGCATGGATAACCAGTATGAACTGGTGGCAGGTGAGTTAATTTTCATGCCACCTGAAAGCCCAAAAAATGTCCAAATATCTCTATTTTTGCTGGTTGATTTTCTCAAGTTCGTTCCCGTTAATCGGTTAAGTAATAAAGTTGAAATTGTTGTTGCTGGTTCTCGTGCGACAACTCGCATTCCTGACTTAGTTGTACTGACGGATGAACTTGTAACAGCCTTAGAAGGTGCAACGCTATCTACAATCACCTTGGATATGCCTCCTCCAGCATTAGTTGTCGAAGTTGTTTCTCCTGGCAAAGCTAACGAAGATCGGGACTATCGCTACAAACGTTCCGAGTATGCAGCCAGAGGAATTGCTGAATATTGGATTGTCGATCCACAAATAAATACAGTTACCGTACTGATATTAGTTGACGGGTTTTATGAAGAAACCAAATTTACAGTAAACAGTGCGATCGCTTCTACTATTTTCCCAGAATTACAGCTAACCACAGAGCAAGTACTCAAAGCTGGATAA
- a CDS encoding MoxR family ATPase — MREKIDALTQNLALTIVGKAEAIRLVLVALLGGGHALLEDVPGVGKTLLAKSLARSLDGKFQRLQCTPDLLPTDITGTNIWNPKSGEFTFLPGPVFTNILLADEINRATPRTQSALLEVMEEHQVTVDGVSRRVPQPFFVIATQNPIEYQGTFPLPEAQMDRFMLSLSLGYPSEAEELLMLQNLQNGVKVADLQPCITLAEVQELRYICSQVKVTTSLQQYILELVRATRQDEEIALGVSPRGTLALQRAAQALAFLLGRDYAIPDDVKFLVPHVLCHRLIPRGGRNARTVVERLLRSVSIP; from the coding sequence ATGAGAGAAAAAATTGACGCTTTAACACAAAATCTGGCTCTTACCATTGTTGGCAAAGCTGAGGCAATACGCTTAGTGCTAGTAGCCTTGCTAGGTGGTGGTCATGCCCTGCTAGAAGATGTTCCTGGTGTTGGTAAAACCCTACTCGCTAAATCTCTAGCTCGTTCACTGGATGGTAAGTTTCAACGCCTACAATGTACCCCCGATTTACTGCCAACTGATATTACTGGCACTAACATCTGGAACCCAAAAAGCGGCGAATTTACTTTTCTTCCTGGGCCAGTCTTTACCAATATTCTCTTAGCTGACGAAATTAACCGCGCTACACCTCGCACTCAGTCAGCTTTGCTGGAAGTTATGGAAGAACATCAGGTAACAGTTGATGGTGTCTCTCGTCGAGTTCCCCAGCCCTTCTTCGTCATCGCTACTCAAAACCCTATCGAGTATCAAGGTACTTTTCCCCTGCCGGAAGCGCAAATGGATCGGTTCATGTTGTCGCTGAGTTTGGGCTATCCTTCTGAAGCAGAAGAACTCCTGATGCTGCAAAATCTCCAAAATGGTGTGAAGGTTGCTGATTTGCAGCCTTGTATTACCTTGGCAGAAGTACAGGAATTGCGTTACATCTGTTCTCAAGTAAAAGTGACAACTTCCTTGCAACAGTACATCCTCGAATTGGTGCGGGCAACACGCCAAGATGAGGAAATCGCCCTTGGTGTAAGTCCGCGTGGCACATTAGCATTACAAAGGGCTGCCCAAGCGCTTGCTTTTTTATTAGGGCGTGATTATGCCATTCCCGATGATGTTAAATTTCTCGTACCTCACGTTCTTTGCCATCGCCTTATTCCCAGAGGAGGACGGAATGCAAGAACTGTTGTTGAGCGATTATTGCGATCGGTTTCTATTCCTTAA
- a CDS encoding DUF4926 domain-containing protein produces the protein MKVQHPLFSQVALAQDLPEYNLKRGNVATIVEHYPMPEGKEDGYSLEGFDLPHVTIEVPASQIISIAEWQQEEIILAKLRQLSGARLLQLQDYLDFLLQKEESEHQSRLQSPI, from the coding sequence ATGAAGGTACAACACCCTCTATTCTCCCAAGTTGCTTTAGCGCAGGACTTACCAGAATACAACCTGAAACGCGGGAATGTTGCAACAATTGTGGAACATTACCCCATGCCTGAAGGGAAAGAGGACGGGTATAGTCTGGAAGGGTTTGATTTGCCCCATGTGACGATCGAAGTACCAGCATCTCAAATTATTTCCATTGCCGAGTGGCAGCAAGAAGAAATAATATTAGCCAAGTTACGCCAGCTATCTGGAGCGAGGCTATTACAATTACAAGATTATCTCGATTTTCTCTTGCAAAAAGAAGAGTCTGAACATCAAAGTAGGTTACAATCTCCCATCTAA
- a CDS encoding transposase DNA-binding-containing protein, with protein sequence MLDWWEKNFATISLGDRRLNERAMSIGYALSLGFGKALSEVFSNGTVLKRAYEFLLIQKCNFPA encoded by the coding sequence ATGCTGGACTGGTGGGAAAAGAATTTTGCAACCATATCTCTAGGCGATCGCCGATTGAATGAGCGTGCAATGTCAATCGGGTATGCTCTAAGTTTGGGATTCGGCAAAGCGCTGTCGGAAGTTTTCAGTAATGGAACCGTACTTAAAAGGGCTTATGAGTTTTTGCTAATCCAAAAGTGCAATTTCCCAGCGTGA
- the pheS gene encoding phenylalanine--tRNA ligase subunit alpha: protein MTSNLEAQLLALRQEGEKAIAAADTLERLEELRVNYLGKKGELGALLRSMGQMSAEERPKIGAIANTVKESLQTSLDQQRVALEAAQIQVQLEAETLDVTMPGIYSPQGRIHPLNGIIDRALDIFVGMGYTVAQGPEMETDYYNFEALNTPPDHPARDMQDTFYLPDGNLLRTHTSSVQIRYMEREEPPIRVVAPGRVYRRDNVDATHSAVFHQIELLAIDEGLTFTDLKGTIKVFLQAIFGDLPIRFRASYFPFTEPSAEVDLQWNGRWLEVMGCGMVDPNVLKSVGYDPEVYTGFAAGFGVERFAMVLHQIDDIRRLYASDLRFLQQF, encoded by the coding sequence ATGACTAGCAATTTAGAAGCTCAACTTTTAGCACTGCGGCAAGAAGGAGAAAAAGCGATCGCAGCCGCCGACACCTTAGAACGTCTGGAGGAACTCAGAGTTAACTATCTGGGTAAAAAAGGGGAACTGGGGGCGCTGTTGCGAAGTATGGGGCAAATGAGTGCAGAGGAACGACCGAAAATTGGAGCGATCGCCAATACAGTCAAAGAATCCCTGCAAACTAGTCTAGACCAGCAACGCGTCGCCCTCGAAGCTGCACAAATTCAGGTACAGCTAGAGGCGGAAACTCTGGATGTAACTATGCCGGGAATTTACAGCCCCCAAGGTCGCATTCATCCCCTCAATGGTATTATCGACCGGGCGCTGGATATCTTTGTTGGTATGGGCTACACCGTGGCTCAAGGGCCAGAAATGGAAACAGATTATTATAATTTCGAGGCTCTCAACACCCCCCCTGACCACCCCGCCCGTGATATGCAGGATACCTTCTATCTGCCAGATGGGAATCTTTTACGCACTCATACCTCGTCAGTGCAAATTCGTTACATGGAAAGAGAAGAACCACCGATTCGGGTTGTGGCTCCAGGGCGAGTTTATCGGCGAGATAATGTAGACGCGACTCACTCAGCAGTTTTTCATCAAATAGAACTTTTAGCCATTGACGAGGGACTAACTTTTACAGACCTCAAGGGTACAATTAAAGTATTTTTACAAGCAATATTTGGTGATTTACCTATTCGCTTCCGCGCCAGTTATTTCCCCTTTACTGAACCTTCGGCTGAAGTAGATTTGCAGTGGAATGGTCGCTGGTTAGAGGTGATGGGCTGCGGTATGGTCGATCCAAATGTACTTAAGTCTGTGGGTTATGACCCAGAAGTTTATACAGGGTTTGCTGCCGGTTTTGGTGTAGAACGCTTTGCAATGGTGTTACACCAAATCGATGATATTCGTCGCTTGTATGCCAGCGATTTGCGGTTTTTGCAGCAGTTTTAG
- the surE gene encoding 5'/3'-nucleotidase SurE — protein sequence MKLLISNDDGVSALGIRTLANYLAEAGHDVSVVCPDRERSATGHGLTLHQPIRAEIVESIFHPAVKAWACDGTPSDCVKLALWALLDTPPDLVLSGINQGANLGTEILYSGTVSAAMEGLIEGIPSIALSLISHTSKDFQPAAKFAKILVDQLAQKPLPDLMLLNVNIPAVKWEEIAGVTLTRQGVRRYIDVFDKRVDPRGKTYYWLTGEVVEEVEPPTGLNLPQNVPTDVQVVRKNYISITPLQYNLTYATGLDKLSDWEFNFP from the coding sequence ATGAAATTACTAATTAGCAACGACGACGGCGTTTCTGCTTTGGGGATTCGTACCCTAGCCAACTACTTGGCAGAAGCAGGTCATGATGTTAGTGTAGTTTGCCCAGATCGAGAGCGATCAGCAACTGGACATGGATTAACTCTCCACCAACCCATTCGCGCCGAAATTGTAGAGTCAATTTTTCATCCTGCTGTCAAAGCTTGGGCTTGCGATGGTACGCCTTCAGATTGCGTCAAATTAGCGCTGTGGGCTTTGCTAGATACGCCTCCCGATTTGGTTCTCTCCGGCATTAATCAAGGTGCAAATTTAGGAACTGAAATTTTGTATTCTGGTACTGTTTCGGCGGCAATGGAAGGTCTAATTGAAGGTATTCCCAGCATTGCCCTAAGTCTTATTAGTCATACATCTAAAGATTTTCAACCTGCTGCTAAGTTTGCCAAAATTCTTGTAGACCAGTTAGCTCAAAAACCTCTACCAGATTTAATGTTGCTCAACGTTAATATTCCTGCTGTGAAGTGGGAAGAAATTGCTGGAGTGACACTTACTCGTCAAGGAGTACGGCGTTACATTGATGTGTTTGATAAACGAGTTGATCCTCGTGGAAAAACGTACTATTGGTTAACCGGAGAAGTAGTTGAGGAGGTGGAACCTCCAACTGGATTAAATCTGCCTCAAAATGTACCGACAGACGTGCAGGTTGTACGTAAAAACTACATCAGTATAACCCCGTTACAATACAATCTAACTTACGCAACTGGACTAGATAAATTGTCTGATTGGGAATTCAATTTTCCCTGA
- a CDS encoding bifunctional riboflavin kinase/FAD synthetase has translation MLNLSQNGCSVWVASSSVGLLTPTAVALGKFDGVHLGHQRVIQPVLHPGDHLSVASSPQPKENQQLTNQEYTYSTVVTFDPHPQEFFTGQPRTLLTPLDEKVQQLRSLGVEQLVLLPFDKELSALTPEEFVEKILVQQLRCQQISIGQDFCFGEKRSGTAKDLQLIAAKHNIPVTIVPLQTYTGDSPTQSSCVSTTPTQDARISTSLIRQTLEQGDIENANLLLGRPYTLFGVVVQGQQLGRTIGFPTANLQLPKEKFLPRQGVYAVRVFTLSETSDAASSESLGVMNIGNRPTVNGTYSSAEVHLFDWSGDLYGKKLAVELIKFLRPEQKFPSLEALKTQIQLDCVVAKEVLSVEC, from the coding sequence GTGCTAAATTTGTCTCAAAATGGGTGTTCTGTGTGGGTTGCTTCTTCTAGCGTTGGGCTGCTAACGCCGACTGCTGTTGCCCTTGGCAAGTTTGACGGTGTTCATCTTGGTCATCAAAGGGTAATTCAACCAGTCTTGCACCCTGGCGATCACTTGTCAGTAGCCAGTAGTCCACAGCCAAAGGAAAATCAACAACTAACAAATCAAGAATATACCTACTCAACAGTTGTCACCTTTGACCCCCATCCACAGGAGTTTTTTACGGGGCAACCCCGGACATTGTTAACGCCACTGGATGAAAAAGTCCAACAATTGCGATCGCTTGGGGTAGAACAACTAGTATTACTACCCTTTGACAAAGAATTATCTGCTTTAACCCCCGAAGAATTCGTCGAAAAAATTCTTGTGCAACAACTGCGATGCCAGCAAATTAGCATCGGGCAGGATTTTTGTTTTGGCGAAAAGCGCAGTGGCACTGCTAAAGATTTGCAATTAATCGCCGCCAAACACAATATCCCCGTTACCATCGTTCCCTTACAAACTTATACAGGTGACTCACCTACTCAAAGCAGTTGTGTCAGTACTACTCCAACTCAAGATGCCCGCATTAGCACTTCATTGATCCGCCAAACCCTTGAGCAAGGCGACATCGAAAACGCAAATTTACTCCTAGGTCGCCCCTATACTCTCTTTGGTGTTGTGGTTCAAGGTCAACAATTGGGGAGAACAATTGGCTTTCCCACCGCCAATCTCCAACTCCCAAAAGAAAAGTTTTTGCCCCGCCAAGGAGTTTACGCTGTCCGTGTTTTTACTCTTAGTGAAACATCAGATGCTGCTTCAAGTGAAAGCTTGGGCGTAATGAACATCGGCAACCGCCCAACTGTAAATGGTACTTATTCATCTGCGGAAGTACATTTATTTGATTGGTCTGGTGATTTGTATGGCAAAAAACTGGCTGTGGAACTAATTAAATTTTTGCGCCCTGAACAAAAATTTCCTTCTCTCGAAGCCCTGAAAACCCAAATTCAACTTGACTGCGTTGTTGCTAAAGAAGTTTTGAGTGTTGAGTGCTGA
- a CDS encoding S9 family peptidase, with product MSSAQAPSLPPLIPREILFGNPEKTSPQLSPDGKYLAYIAPDEKNVLQVWLRTIGQEDDQILTADKKRGIRIFFWTYNADQLIYMQDSDGDENFHLHLVNIHSKIVRDLTPFQGVKAELVELEPKFPDQVLVALNLNNPQKFDVYRINLKNGAVEFDTDNPGNIISWTSDADFQIRAATASTPDGGYDLLLQKPDKQWEILRHWGAEEEGNSVSFSDDGKTLYIQGNHDTNAKRLLAVDLDSRQETVIAEDEQYDVVGIIIHPLTRVIQAVSFYKDKQEWQVIDRSIAADFEEIAKVRPGEFSIISRDLEDKTWALAYRTDDGPVYYYAYNRESKTSTFLFSNQPKLETLQLASMQPISYEARDGLTIHSYLTTPVGIPTQNLPTVLLVHGGPWARDTWGFSPTTQWLANRGYAVLQVNFRGSTGYGKAFLNAGNREWAGKMHDDLIDSVNWLVEQGISDPQKIAIMGGSYGGYATLVGLTFTPELFAAGVDIVGPSNLITLIETIPPYWEPLKAMLYHRVGNLETEEEFLKSRSPLFFADRIQKPLLIGQGANDPRVKQSESDQIVNAMQQAGLPVQYALYTDEGHGFARPENRLHFFAIAEEFLAKYLGGRFEPLGDIQGHSGIVK from the coding sequence ATGTCATCTGCTCAAGCGCCCTCCCTACCACCGTTGATTCCGCGCGAAATTCTGTTTGGGAATCCCGAAAAAACTAGCCCACAACTCTCCCCTGATGGCAAGTACTTGGCATATATCGCCCCCGATGAAAAAAATGTCTTGCAGGTATGGTTGCGAACTATAGGACAAGAAGACGATCAGATACTAACTGCCGACAAAAAGCGCGGTATCCGCATTTTTTTCTGGACTTATAACGCCGACCAGTTGATTTATATGCAAGACTCGGATGGCGACGAGAACTTTCACCTACACTTGGTTAATATTCACTCCAAAATTGTGCGTGACTTAACGCCATTCCAGGGTGTAAAAGCAGAACTTGTGGAACTGGAACCGAAATTTCCAGATCAAGTGCTGGTAGCGTTGAACTTGAACAATCCTCAAAAGTTTGACGTTTACCGCATCAACCTTAAAAATGGTGCGGTTGAGTTTGACACCGATAACCCCGGTAATATTATCAGCTGGACATCTGACGCTGATTTTCAAATACGTGCAGCGACAGCTAGCACACCCGATGGTGGTTACGATTTGTTATTGCAGAAACCAGATAAACAGTGGGAAATTCTTCGCCACTGGGGAGCTGAAGAAGAAGGGAATTCTGTTAGCTTCTCAGATGATGGTAAAACCCTTTATATTCAAGGGAATCACGATACTAATGCCAAACGTCTGCTAGCTGTTGACTTAGATAGCCGTCAAGAAACTGTCATTGCTGAAGATGAACAGTATGATGTTGTGGGGATAATTATTCACCCATTGACGCGAGTTATCCAAGCAGTTTCTTTCTACAAAGATAAACAGGAATGGCAGGTAATCGATCGCAGTATCGCCGCAGATTTTGAGGAAATCGCTAAGGTGCGTCCTGGAGAATTCTCTATAATTAGCCGTGACTTGGAAGATAAAACTTGGGCTTTAGCTTATAGAACTGACGATGGCCCAGTTTATTACTATGCCTACAACCGAGAGTCCAAAACTAGCACTTTCCTCTTTAGTAACCAACCCAAACTCGAAACGTTGCAGTTAGCTTCAATGCAACCGATTTCTTACGAAGCGCGGGATGGCTTAACTATCCACAGTTACCTGACAACCCCTGTAGGAATACCTACGCAGAATCTCCCAACAGTACTGCTGGTTCACGGCGGCCCTTGGGCGCGAGATACTTGGGGTTTCTCTCCCACAACGCAATGGCTCGCTAACCGGGGTTATGCCGTTCTGCAAGTGAACTTTCGCGGTTCCACTGGCTACGGTAAAGCATTTTTGAATGCTGGGAATCGGGAATGGGCTGGCAAAATGCACGATGACTTGATTGACAGCGTTAACTGGCTGGTGGAACAAGGCATTTCCGATCCGCAAAAGATTGCGATTATGGGCGGTTCTTATGGAGGTTACGCCACTCTGGTAGGATTAACTTTTACACCAGAACTCTTTGCAGCTGGTGTGGATATTGTCGGGCCGAGTAACCTAATAACTTTGATAGAAACTATACCGCCCTATTGGGAACCATTGAAGGCAATGCTTTATCATCGCGTTGGTAATTTAGAGACAGAAGAGGAGTTTCTGAAATCGCGATCGCCTTTATTTTTTGCTGACCGGATTCAAAAACCTTTACTCATCGGTCAAGGTGCAAACGATCCACGAGTGAAACAATCAGAAAGCGATCAAATTGTCAACGCCATGCAGCAAGCTGGTTTACCTGTGCAATATGCACTTTACACAGATGAAGGACATGGTTTTGCTAGACCAGAAAATCGCTTGCATTTCTTTGCGATCGCAGAAGAGTTTCTCGCCAAATACTTAGGTGGTAGATTTGAACCTTTGGGAGATATTCAAGGTCATTCGGGAATAGTTAAATAA